A genomic stretch from Setaria viridis chromosome 1, Setaria_viridis_v4.0, whole genome shotgun sequence includes:
- the LOC117841376 gene encoding uncharacterized protein, whose product MSAAAAAGGFPNWVLLEPYVFRRDDDESFPDETHAPIRASGTTSWGADFRIAFSLAEPPLISRLYAQLPGVPGPRKARPLTMLKTHRHLALLVVISPMSDQPAIHNFFIFRADENNPSSSSSLRLLPHCTDTKFDYSRRDHRLPRRRSSSATPRLLNMHSLGLWCGDKEEFVVAQLNLCVPTIGRSRIKAFADICLLRSSDQLGGNWESMRVPILNPSADDLWKLSQWQNTAIIPFQRWLCWIDYKRGILFCDVSDKVLAPTVSFLWFPEDKPSLTRTRKITMCGTIAGMSVVDHGRLLKFVKVARDDGLYYEALKPGTGFTITCHTLVLAGGSMAWKEDYTVTSGDLPDCYQRGIPMHPQVDIDRPHVVHFLFIEFFGLAYEKMSVLSIDMSTKTVVSCYLYMNGNEILRRGDKCCQPDVDIDFVISKCLAPSPLPFPACEFPRFCYLSRKRKDME is encoded by the exons atgtccgccgccgccgccgccggggggtTCCCCAACTGGGTGCTTCTGGAGCCCTACGTCTTCCGCAGGGACGACGACGAGTCCTTCCCGGACGAGACCCATGCGCCCATCAGGGCGTCCGGCACCACCTCCTGGGGCGCCGACTTCCGCATCGCCTTCTCCCTCGCCGAGCCCCCGCTCATCTCCCGCCTCTACGCGCAGCTGCCGGGCGTCCCGGGTCCCCGCAAGGCGAGGCCCTTAACCATGCTGAAGACCCACCGCCATCTTGCCCTGCTCGTCGTCATCTCCCCGATGTCTGATCAACCTGCAATTCACAACTTCTTCATCTTCAGAGCCGACGAGAACAACCCTTCCTCATCATCCTCGCTTAGATTGCTCCCCCATTGTACCGACACCAAGTTTGATTATTCCCGCCGCGATCACCGCCTACCTCGTCGTCGATCTTCCAGTGCTACTCCCCGCCTGCTGAATATGCATTCCTTGGGCCTATGGTGCGGAGACAAAGAGGAGTTCGTGGTGGCACAGCTCAATCTTTGCGTACCCACCATTGGCCGCAGCCGCATCAAGGCCTTCGCTGACATCTGCTTGCTGCGCTCCTCCGATCAGCTTGGCGGCAATTGGGAGTCCATGCGTGTGCCAATCCTCAACCCCTCTGCTGATGATCTCTGGAAACTCTCCCAGTGGCAGAACACCGCCATCATCCCCTTCCAACGATGGCTGTGCTGGATCGACTACAAACGAGGCATCCTCTTCTGCGACGTGTCCGATAAAGTGCTCGCCCCTACCGTCTCCTTCCTCTGGTTCCCTGAGGACAAGCCCTCTCTTACCAGAACCCGGAAAATAACCATGTGCGGCACCATCGCTGGCATGTCCGTCGTCGACCACGGCCGTTTGCTCAAGTTTGTCAAGGTCGCCCGCGATGATGGCCTTTACTATGAAGCGCTCAAACCCGGCACTGGCTTCACCATCACCTGCCACACCCTCGTGTTAGCAGGCGGCAGCATGGCGTGGAAGGAGGACTACACTGTCACCTCCGGTGACCTCCCTGACTGCTACCAACGCGGCATCCCCATGCACCCTCAAGTTGACATTGACAGGCCGCATGTGGTGCACTTCCTTTTCATTGAGTTTTTTGGTTTAGCCTACGAGAAGATGTCGGTGCTCTCCATTGACATGAGCACCAAGACCGTGGTGTCATGTTATCTGTATATGAATGGGAATGAGATCCTTCGCCGCGGCGATAAGTGCTGTCAACCCGACGTCGACATTGACTTCGTCATATCAAAGTGCTTGGCTCCCTCTCCATTGCCCTTCCCTGCTTGTGAGTTCCCCAGGTTCTGCTATTTATCAAG gaagaggaaggataTGGAATAA